The following coding sequences lie in one Helicoverpa zea isolate HzStark_Cry1AcR chromosome 2, ilHelZeax1.1, whole genome shotgun sequence genomic window:
- the LOC124642628 gene encoding uncharacterized protein LOC124642628 gives MQHIISAILCASFIQAKPQNQAHYLSTYSNYMKPLTYFAPSPLYSPNVPSPYPESIASYYDGNRRTPDYSKFSSGPYVLYPRANFREPKLSKPEAEPFSLDLDDVTNTQPEDASSELDFAIENKAEVKEEDSDVSDSTYYEDLELTENFANYLRRRTHVESRSSVNDAAHQYNALLAVLLALAKAIRNACSNVDEVYDQIYATTVETYFKYGIHNAEKVAALMEEYIQRGSSRISKIKKLRADLCDKELYCPPVIESRIKNAPLIYVKELEILEAIAHLARTYYSYLVEFNDAAQKGTVLAYLQTNKDRVKVYVMSVVNAVNHLTDKPVKCDGA, from the exons ATGCAGCACATAATATCAGCAATCCTTTGCGCCTCGTTTATTCAAGCAAAACCTCAGAACCAAGCTCACTACCTTAGCACTTATAGCAATTATATGAAGCCTTTGACGTACTTCGCGCCCTCGCCGCTTTATTCTCCAAACGTACCAAGTCCTTACCCCGAATCAATTGCAAGCTATTACGACGGTAACAGACGGACACCGGACTATTCCAAATTTAGTTCCGGGCCATATGTGCTATACCCAAGGGCCAATTTCCGCGAGCCCAAACTTTCAAAACCAGAAGCAGAACCCTTCTCGCTTGATTTAGACGATGTTACAAATACTCAACCTGAGGATGCTTCCTCTGAACTAGATTTCGCAATAGAGAATAAGGCTGAGGTGAAGGAAGAAGACTCCGACGTTTCCGACTCGACATATTACGAGGATCTTGAATTAACAGAGAACTTTGCCAATTATTTGAGGAGAAGAAC TCATGTGGAATCAAGATCATCCGTGAATGACGCTGCACACCAGTACAACGCGCTTTTAGCAGTTCTGTTGGCTCTGGCTAAAGCCATCAGAAACGCATGCTCTAA CGTCGACGAAGTATACGACCAAATATACGCAACCACCGTCGAAACTTACTTCAAATATGGAATTCACAATGCGGAAAAAGTTGCCGCATTGATGGAAGAGTATATCCAGAGAGGAAGCTCGCGCATATCTAag ATAAAAAAACTGAGAGCAGACCTTTGCGACAAAGAACTGTACTGCCCGCCAGTCATCGAAAGCAGAATCAAAAACGCTCCTTTAATTTATGTCAAGGAATTGGAAATACTGGAAGCCATAGCACATTTAGCAAGAACTTACTACTCTTACTTGGTGGAATTCAACGATGCAGCTCAGAAGGGCACCGTTCTAGCTTACCTTCAGACTAATAAGGACAGAGTCAAGGTCTATGTAATGAGTGTGGTCAATGCCGTCAATCATTTAACTGACAAGCCTGTGAAATGCGATGGAGCATGA